Proteins from one methanogenic archaeon mixed culture ISO4-G1 genomic window:
- a CDS encoding ABC transporter permease protein — protein MMNDISQIWVVAKNEMIKSMRGKKFLVSLAIVLIVFALITLMQTIVSGGWDNIKTTSDILTTYMTTMTVIILLVVALLSSIAIVSEFEERTALILFTRPVRRTTILLGKILSCLLIEAMIILVYYVLVSAVSLIHVGSVSEHMATSFLMAVLYAFAASGIAFVISAFFKKGSVCTIISLLVLLVVIPIVSSMIDGETWYMLDKAGDTIITCVPEYVEQTNKTIDSFREVVASAAEILGGFTDEQVRASVDAINAFIQTPEFWSLDVNVQTAMLTVSGFMSNVPSEYLPGMVAVLKAMCNASILAPIENPDIAKEILVLLVWGLVGYFIAWIRFVRREF, from the coding sequence ATGATGAACGACATTTCTCAGATCTGGGTCGTCGCAAAAAACGAGATGATCAAATCGATGCGCGGCAAGAAGTTCCTGGTGAGCCTGGCCATAGTCCTCATCGTGTTCGCGCTTATCACCCTGATGCAGACCATCGTGTCGGGCGGATGGGACAACATCAAGACGACCAGCGATATCTTGACCACATACATGACGACGATGACAGTCATCATCCTGCTGGTCGTGGCATTGCTGTCCTCGATCGCCATCGTGTCGGAGTTCGAGGAGAGGACCGCGCTCATCCTATTCACGAGACCGGTGAGGCGCACCACAATCCTGCTCGGAAAGATCCTGTCATGCCTTCTGATTGAAGCGATGATCATCCTAGTATACTACGTGCTGGTCTCAGCCGTGTCCCTCATCCATGTGGGATCCGTCTCGGAACACATGGCGACATCGTTCCTCATGGCAGTCCTGTACGCCTTCGCCGCGTCGGGGATAGCGTTCGTCATCAGCGCGTTCTTCAAGAAGGGCAGCGTGTGCACCATCATCTCGCTGCTCGTCCTCCTTGTGGTCATCCCGATCGTCAGCTCGATGATCGACGGCGAGACCTGGTACATGCTGGACAAGGCCGGCGACACCATCATCACCTGCGTCCCCGAATACGTAGAGCAGACGAACAAGACGATAGACTCATTCCGCGAGGTCGTGGCCAGCGCGGCGGAGATCCTCGGAGGGTTCACCGACGAGCAGGTGCGCGCATCCGTGGATGCGATCAACGCCTTCATACAGACACCGGAGTTCTGGAGTCTGGATGTGAATGTCCAGACGGCGATGCTGACCGTATCCGGGTTCATGAGCAACGTACCTTCCGAATACCTTCCCGGCATGGTCGCCGTCCTCAAGGCGATGTGCAACGCCTCCATCCTGGCACCCATCGAGAACCCCGACATCGCCAAGGAGATCCTCGTTCTCCTCGTGTGGGGCCTCGTCGGATACTTCATCGCTTGGATAAGGTTCGTGAGAAGGGAGTTCTGA
- a CDS encoding ABC transporter ATP-binding protein, with protein sequence MRENPIEIVDLRKEYGKFVAVNDLNLTIKKNSFTGLLGPNGAGKSTTLKILTHLINATSGEAYLNGVDVTKNPKGALTDVGTVIETPEFYPYLTPRETFRYVGELIGMRKEQIAAETESILEKVKMTDWADKRLGTFSKGMRQRIALGQSLLNDPKIIILDEPTSGLDPRGMAEIREVLKNLRNDSNDLTIVMSSHILPEVQDLCDRIAFINHGTLLKDDDISAFESHNGTRNFVAKVDGMPTDEAIQQIDDLDYVITAYRQGNDIVVSMDSDASLRAKLYKELADMNIQCYGLVEEDALEETYLDLIKESR encoded by the coding sequence ATGAGAGAGAACCCCATCGAGATAGTCGATCTCAGGAAGGAGTACGGCAAGTTCGTCGCCGTCAACGACCTGAACCTGACCATCAAGAAGAACAGCTTCACGGGGCTCCTTGGACCGAACGGTGCCGGAAAGAGCACCACCCTGAAGATCCTCACGCACCTCATCAACGCCACATCCGGGGAAGCCTACCTCAACGGCGTGGACGTGACCAAGAACCCCAAGGGTGCGCTCACGGACGTCGGGACGGTCATCGAGACTCCCGAGTTCTACCCCTATCTGACCCCCAGGGAGACGTTCAGATACGTGGGGGAGCTCATAGGCATGAGGAAGGAGCAGATCGCGGCAGAGACCGAGAGCATCCTCGAGAAGGTCAAGATGACCGACTGGGCCGACAAGAGGCTCGGGACGTTCTCCAAGGGAATGAGGCAGAGAATCGCGCTGGGACAGTCGCTCCTCAACGACCCGAAGATCATCATCCTCGACGAGCCCACCTCCGGATTGGACCCGAGGGGGATGGCGGAGATCAGGGAGGTCCTCAAGAACCTGAGGAACGACTCCAACGACCTCACCATCGTGATGAGCTCGCACATACTGCCTGAGGTCCAGGACCTCTGCGACAGGATCGCTTTCATCAACCACGGAACGCTCCTGAAGGACGACGACATCTCGGCGTTCGAATCCCACAACGGGACGAGGAACTTCGTGGCCAAGGTCGACGGAATGCCGACCGACGAGGCCATCCAGCAGATCGACGATCTGGACTATGTCATAACCGCCTACCGCCAGGGCAACGACATCGTCGTATCCATGGACTCCGACGCGTCGCTCAGGGCCAAGCTCTACAAGGAACTGGCGGACATGAACATCCAATGCTACGGATTGGTCGAGGAGGATGCCCTCGAGGAGACCTATCTGGACCTCATCAAGGAGTCGAGATGA
- a CDS encoding glyceraldehyde-3-phosphate dehydrogenase type II Gap, translating to MAKIRVGVNGFGTIGKRVATAVAAQDDMELVGVTKTRPSFEARSAIEKGYGLYVPAESVQAFKDAGIEVSGTIDDLLKKVDIVVDCTPGNVGEEYKAKYQAAGVKAIFQGGEDHALTGISFNSTANYSESWGAQLSRVVSCNTTGLLRTLNPLDKKFKIKNAFVTIVRRAADPGDAKTGPINALEPSVKLPTHHGPDVQSIMPWLNISTMAVKASTTLMHLHTVVVQLSTEVKTEDVLEVLRNAPRVRLVKSKDGIKSTANIMELARELGRDRSDMYEIVVWEDGVKVVGNTLYYYQAVHQESDVIPENVDCIRSMCKLEQDAAASQAKTNKAMGILH from the coding sequence ATGGCGAAGATCAGGGTCGGAGTCAACGGTTTCGGAACCATCGGAAAGAGGGTCGCAACGGCTGTTGCGGCGCAGGACGACATGGAATTGGTTGGGGTCACAAAGACCAGACCTTCGTTCGAGGCGAGATCCGCCATCGAGAAGGGATACGGTCTGTACGTCCCCGCGGAGAGCGTCCAGGCATTCAAGGATGCCGGCATCGAGGTCAGCGGAACCATAGATGACCTGCTCAAGAAGGTCGACATCGTCGTGGACTGCACCCCCGGTAACGTGGGCGAGGAGTACAAGGCGAAGTACCAGGCCGCAGGCGTCAAGGCAATCTTCCAGGGAGGAGAGGACCACGCGCTCACAGGCATATCCTTCAATTCCACAGCGAACTACTCCGAGTCCTGGGGAGCTCAGCTCTCCCGTGTGGTGTCATGCAACACGACCGGACTCCTGAGGACCCTGAACCCGCTGGACAAGAAGTTCAAGATCAAGAACGCCTTCGTCACCATCGTAAGGCGTGCGGCCGACCCCGGCGACGCGAAGACCGGACCCATCAACGCACTCGAGCCTTCGGTCAAGCTCCCGACCCACCACGGACCGGATGTCCAGAGCATCATGCCCTGGCTGAACATCAGCACCATGGCGGTCAAGGCATCCACTACCCTCATGCACCTGCACACGGTGGTCGTACAGCTCTCCACCGAGGTCAAGACAGAGGATGTCCTGGAGGTATTAAGGAACGCACCCCGCGTCAGGCTGGTCAAGAGCAAGGACGGCATCAAGAGCACCGCCAACATCATGGAGCTGGCGAGGGAGCTCGGGCGCGACAGGTCAGACATGTACGAGATCGTGGTGTGGGAGGACGGCGTCAAGGTCGTCGGTAACACACTGTACTACTACCAGGCGGTCCACCAGGAATCCGATGTGATCCCCGAGAACGTGGACTGCATCAGGTCCATGTGCAAGCTCGAGCAGGACGCGGCAGCATCCCAGGCCAAGACGAACAAGGCGATGGGAATCCTTCACTGA
- a CDS encoding phosphoglycerate kinase Pgk, producing MSKDFNTLEDFNYRDKTVLLRVDINCPLDKQTLKIVNDSRIRRVVPTIRELMGKKAKLVILAHQSRKDKWDFINLEQHAEHLSKHLNAAVKYVDDVLGDEAVKAIKALQPGEVLLLGNVRAIDSETAKGDMQMHSQGEIVQKLAPLIDYYVCDAFGASHRSQCSLVGFPARIPSASGRLMAKEMSALKSIFENPRRPSVFILGGAKFGDVSIMIDRVLGNNTADTVILTGLAGNAFLLARGVDIGEASSQILSEELTPENLQAAKDVMSKYGQRILLPVDVAVERDGKRVSVNIGDLPTKEPALDIGDASAEKFAKVIRSSRTSFMSGPAGMIEKPDFAIGTRVLMTAMVDSGGQSVIGGGHTGGAAEKFDLADRFSYVSTGGGALETFLLGEPLPVIEALKYSREKFGSETQKL from the coding sequence ATGTCCAAGGACTTCAACACGCTCGAGGATTTCAACTACAGGGACAAGACCGTCCTCCTGAGGGTGGACATCAACTGTCCCCTCGACAAGCAGACCCTGAAGATCGTCAACGATTCGAGGATCAGGAGGGTCGTCCCCACCATCAGGGAACTGATGGGGAAGAAGGCCAAGCTGGTCATCCTGGCACATCAGAGCAGGAAGGACAAGTGGGACTTCATCAACCTCGAACAGCACGCGGAGCACCTCTCCAAGCATCTCAACGCCGCTGTCAAGTACGTCGACGATGTGCTCGGGGACGAGGCCGTGAAGGCGATCAAGGCGCTCCAGCCGGGAGAGGTCCTTCTCCTCGGCAACGTCAGGGCGATCGACAGCGAGACCGCCAAGGGCGACATGCAGATGCATTCCCAGGGAGAGATCGTCCAGAAGCTTGCGCCGCTCATCGATTACTACGTCTGCGATGCGTTCGGAGCATCCCACAGGTCGCAGTGCTCCCTGGTCGGATTCCCCGCCAGGATCCCTTCCGCATCCGGAAGGCTCATGGCCAAGGAGATGTCCGCGCTGAAGTCAATCTTCGAGAACCCCCGCCGGCCCTCGGTGTTCATACTGGGAGGGGCCAAGTTCGGGGACGTGTCCATCATGATTGACAGGGTGCTCGGCAACAACACCGCCGACACCGTCATACTCACGGGTCTCGCAGGCAACGCGTTCCTCCTCGCGAGGGGCGTCGACATCGGTGAGGCCAGTTCTCAGATCCTGTCGGAGGAGCTCACACCCGAGAACCTCCAGGCCGCCAAGGATGTGATGTCCAAGTACGGACAGAGGATCCTCCTCCCCGTGGACGTCGCGGTCGAAAGGGACGGCAAGCGCGTATCGGTCAACATCGGGGACCTCCCGACAAAAGAACCAGCGCTCGATATCGGTGATGCATCCGCCGAGAAGTTCGCCAAGGTCATAAGGTCCTCCAGGACATCGTTCATGTCCGGCCCCGCCGGCATGATCGAGAAGCCAGACTTCGCCATAGGCACCCGCGTGCTGATGACCGCCATGGTCGACAGCGGCGGACAGTCCGTCATCGGAGGCGGACACACCGGAGGCGCGGCGGAGAAGTTCGACCTGGCCGACCGTTTCTCGTACGTCAGCACGGGCGGAGGAGCGTTGGAGACCTTCCTTCTGGGAGAGCCCCTGCCGGTCATCGAGGCCCTGAAGTATTCCAGGGAGAAGTTCGGCAGCGAGACCCAAAAGCTTTAA
- a CDS encoding non-canonical purine NTP pyrophosphatase RdgB/HAM1 family — MKLKVITSNPGKVAEFQKAFDDLGIEMEHCRIPYDEVQTSDLREVVEKGMDALISQGVRDFIIDDTGLFIDSLKGFPGVWSAYAQKTIGNDGILKLMEGCEARDAEFRCCIGCDINGERIIVVGVCRGEITKYQTGQDGFGFDPIFSHDGEHTFAEITVDEKNKVSHRGKAIGLLIGELKKRGF; from the coding sequence ATGAAGCTAAAGGTCATCACATCCAACCCAGGCAAGGTCGCGGAGTTCCAGAAGGCGTTCGACGATCTCGGCATCGAGATGGAGCACTGCAGGATACCCTACGACGAGGTCCAGACCAGCGACCTCAGGGAGGTCGTCGAGAAGGGCATGGATGCCCTCATATCTCAGGGCGTCAGGGACTTCATCATCGACGACACGGGACTCTTCATCGATTCGCTGAAAGGATTCCCCGGCGTGTGGTCGGCGTATGCTCAGAAGACCATAGGCAACGATGGCATCCTCAAGCTCATGGAAGGATGTGAGGCCCGTGATGCGGAATTCAGGTGCTGTATAGGGTGCGACATCAACGGCGAACGCATAATCGTCGTCGGCGTATGCCGCGGTGAAATAACGAAGTACCAGACAGGTCAGGACGGGTTCGGTTTCGACCCCATTTTTTCACACGACGGTGAGCACACGTTCGCCGAGATCACAGTGGACGAGAAGAACAAGGTGTCCCACCGCGGAAAAGCGATCGGACTGCTCATCGGTGAATTGAAAAAGAGGGGTTTCTGA
- a CDS encoding Kae1-associated kinase Bud32, giving the protein MMNESPIHGAEATVSIGEYLGRRALVKIRPPKSYRLPEIDARIRNLRTRNEARIMKDARDAGVRTPCIYDIDLKECSIVMEYIEGKAVKEVLDEHPERADEICRKIGAAVARMHSAGICHGDLTTSNMIMEGDDICFIDFSMGCVKADLEDIGVDFRLLERAFSSAHVGLESSFEVLTEEYFSDIPDAKAVKRKLTDIKNRCRYT; this is encoded by the coding sequence ATGATGAATGAATCGCCTATCCACGGAGCAGAGGCCACGGTGTCCATCGGAGAGTATCTGGGACGCAGGGCGCTGGTCAAGATCAGACCCCCCAAATCGTACAGGCTGCCCGAGATAGACGCACGCATCCGCAACCTCAGGACCCGCAACGAGGCGAGGATCATGAAGGATGCGAGGGACGCCGGCGTCAGGACGCCCTGCATCTATGACATCGATCTCAAGGAGTGCTCCATCGTCATGGAGTACATAGAGGGGAAGGCTGTCAAGGAGGTTCTGGACGAACATCCCGAAAGGGCCGACGAGATTTGCAGGAAGATCGGTGCGGCGGTCGCCAGGATGCATTCGGCAGGGATCTGCCACGGGGACCTGACCACATCCAACATGATCATGGAAGGGGACGACATATGCTTCATTGATTTCTCGATGGGCTGCGTCAAGGCGGACCTGGAGGACATCGGTGTGGACTTCAGACTACTGGAGAGGGCGTTCAGCTCCGCGCACGTGGGTCTGGAATCGTCGTTCGAGGTCCTCACGGAGGAATACTTCTCCGACATCCCCGACGCGAAAGCGGTCAAGAGGAAGCTCACGGACATCAAGAACAGGTGCAGATACACATGA
- a CDS encoding DNA repair and recombination protein RadB has protein sequence MDRIPLGCSQVDQLLGGGIEKGSVTLIYGEAGAGKTNVCLQLARNVALKGVKVAYIDSEGLSSERLGQVFVGHEDAIKNLLIFEVHSFTEQSDRIDKVEKLAAAGTIELVIIDSLTMFYRLNYEDSYVRNDFIRQTETLLNMARQYEIAVMLTSQVYSNITNGGVEFLGGHALHHNAKTIIRLDKRTEGRRAAVIMKHRSLPEGRTALYRITESGISDI, from the coding sequence GTGGATAGGATACCTCTGGGATGCTCCCAGGTCGATCAGCTCCTAGGCGGGGGGATCGAGAAGGGCAGCGTCACGCTGATCTATGGAGAGGCCGGTGCCGGCAAGACCAATGTGTGTCTGCAGCTGGCACGCAACGTCGCGCTGAAGGGCGTGAAGGTCGCGTACATAGACTCGGAGGGACTGTCCTCGGAGCGTCTCGGACAGGTGTTTGTGGGTCACGAGGACGCCATAAAGAACCTTCTCATCTTCGAGGTACACAGCTTCACGGAGCAGTCCGACCGTATCGACAAGGTCGAGAAACTCGCGGCTGCTGGCACAATCGAATTGGTCATCATCGACTCGCTCACGATGTTCTACCGCCTCAACTACGAGGACAGCTACGTGAGGAACGATTTCATAAGGCAGACCGAGACGCTGCTGAACATGGCGAGGCAGTATGAGATCGCGGTCATGCTGACATCGCAGGTCTACTCCAACATCACCAACGGCGGAGTGGAGTTCCTCGGAGGCCATGCGCTGCATCACAACGCGAAGACCATCATCCGTCTCGACAAGAGGACTGAGGGCCGCCGTGCGGCCGTAATAATGAAGCACAGGAGCCTTCCCGAGGGAAGGACTGCGCTGTACCGTATCACCGAATCCGGGATTTCGGATATCTGA
- a CDS encoding bifunctional short chain isoprenyl diphosphate synthase IdsA — MMDAKEYLKKMSAELDGPIKSYIGDEEPKVLMDASRQYPYAGGKRMRPAMAVACCRAVGGDASKAVPLAVAIEYIHNFTLVHDDLMDGDDKRRGMTTIHVGYGMPTAILAGDALFAKAYQIIANLDVPAEKMRDTLKYVSQAVWDLARGQQMDINNEGQIVSEEVYLETIKLKTSVLFAAAAAGGAIIGGATPEEVKAINEYAIELGLGFQMFDDYLGVAGDSSKTGKSVGNDIRKGKCTCMVTHTISSLKDPKLLEEFKSILGNPDATDAQCARAKQIMDEAGAIKYNLDMAKQKVENAIAKIQFLPESEDKEFMIALARYAVDREV, encoded by the coding sequence ATGATGGACGCCAAAGAATACCTGAAGAAGATGTCCGCGGAACTTGACGGACCTATCAAGAGCTATATCGGGGACGAGGAGCCCAAAGTCCTCATGGATGCGTCCAGGCAGTATCCGTACGCCGGGGGGAAGAGGATGCGTCCGGCAATGGCGGTCGCATGCTGCAGGGCGGTCGGAGGGGATGCCTCCAAGGCCGTGCCCCTGGCGGTCGCCATCGAGTACATACACAACTTCACCCTGGTCCACGACGACCTCATGGACGGGGACGACAAGCGCAGGGGGATGACCACCATCCACGTCGGATACGGCATGCCCACCGCGATCCTCGCAGGCGATGCACTGTTCGCGAAAGCGTACCAGATCATCGCGAACCTCGATGTGCCAGCAGAGAAGATGAGGGACACTCTGAAGTATGTCAGCCAGGCCGTCTGGGATCTCGCCCGCGGTCAGCAGATGGACATCAACAACGAAGGTCAGATCGTCTCTGAGGAGGTCTATCTGGAGACCATCAAGCTGAAGACCAGCGTCCTCTTCGCGGCAGCGGCCGCGGGCGGGGCTATCATCGGCGGTGCCACCCCAGAGGAGGTCAAGGCGATCAACGAGTACGCCATCGAGCTCGGACTCGGATTCCAGATGTTCGACGACTATCTCGGCGTCGCAGGTGATTCCAGCAAGACCGGGAAGTCCGTCGGGAACGACATCCGCAAGGGAAAGTGCACCTGCATGGTCACCCACACCATCTCCTCGCTGAAGGACCCCAAGCTCCTGGAGGAGTTCAAGTCCATCCTCGGCAACCCCGACGCGACGGACGCACAGTGCGCCCGCGCCAAGCAGATCATGGACGAGGCCGGAGCGATCAAGTACAACCTGGACATGGCCAAGCAGAAAGTCGAGAACGCGATCGCGAAGATCCAGTTCCTGCCCGAGAGCGAGGACAAGGAATTCATGATCGCATTGGCAAGATACGCCGTGGACAGAGAAGTCTGA
- a CDS encoding isopentenyl-diphosphate delta-isomerase type 2 Fni → MTIKDRKADHIRICKEERVAPGYCYWDDIRLVHDSLPELDADDIDMSCNLFGKDLEFPLIVTAITGGFTGAKKINANIAEACAELGIGMGVGSERAGVMGVSENSYSVIKDYDVPLVIGNLGAVQLVPQKSGKMYDEDMIERAIDLVNADVLAVHLNPLQEMVQPEGDTNFRGCYDAIRDLARKGPVMVKETGAGMSKRVIDRLKGIGVQGIDIAGMGGTSFSAVEFYRALESGDEEMTNVGDTFFDWGIPAPASLAQTRDCGMQVIASGGILDGIHVASAIAMGADAAGIANVILKEATESAEAVKKKLIIIKQELRTAMLLTGSQNVKQLSNAKYVVLGETKDWMDQL, encoded by the coding sequence ATGACTATCAAGGACAGGAAAGCGGACCACATCAGGATATGCAAGGAGGAGCGCGTGGCCCCAGGCTACTGCTACTGGGACGACATCAGGCTCGTCCACGATTCCCTGCCGGAACTGGACGCCGACGACATCGACATGAGCTGCAACCTCTTCGGCAAGGACCTGGAGTTCCCGCTCATCGTCACGGCCATCACCGGCGGTTTCACCGGGGCGAAGAAGATCAACGCCAACATCGCGGAGGCCTGCGCCGAGCTCGGCATCGGAATGGGTGTCGGCAGCGAGAGGGCCGGCGTCATGGGCGTGTCCGAGAACAGCTACAGCGTGATCAAGGACTACGACGTCCCACTGGTCATCGGCAACCTCGGAGCGGTCCAGCTGGTCCCCCAGAAGAGCGGGAAGATGTACGACGAGGACATGATCGAGAGGGCGATCGACCTCGTGAACGCGGATGTACTTGCAGTTCACCTCAACCCCCTCCAGGAGATGGTCCAGCCCGAGGGCGACACCAACTTCAGGGGATGCTACGACGCGATCCGCGACCTCGCCCGCAAGGGCCCGGTCATGGTCAAGGAGACCGGAGCAGGCATGTCCAAGAGGGTCATCGACAGGCTCAAGGGGATCGGCGTGCAGGGGATAGACATCGCCGGCATGGGAGGCACCAGCTTCTCGGCGGTGGAGTTCTACCGCGCACTGGAGAGCGGCGACGAGGAGATGACGAACGTCGGGGACACGTTCTTCGACTGGGGCATACCCGCACCGGCATCGCTCGCACAGACCAGGGACTGCGGCATGCAGGTCATCGCATCCGGAGGGATCCTCGACGGTATCCACGTGGCATCGGCGATCGCCATGGGTGCGGATGCGGCCGGTATCGCGAACGTGATCCTCAAGGAGGCCACGGAGTCCGCGGAGGCCGTGAAGAAGAAACTCATTATCATAAAGCAGGAACTCAGGACGGCCATGCTGCTGACCGGTTCCCAGAACGTCAAACAGCTTTCCAACGCCAAGTACGTGGTGCTCGGCGAGACCAAGGATTGGATGGATCAACTATGA
- a CDS encoding isopentenyl phosphate kinase: protein MMILIKLGGSVITDKSRYKVFDQETTARLCKEIASSGKGVMIVHGAGSFGHMLAKKYSLQLGLQDFSQVPAVAQVQHDVRELSLMVVEELIKVGLPAVSVPPGSCFVMDNGKLIVKDDEAIRRLAHIGVMPVMFGDVVADRSKEFGICSGDQAMEVLAKIFKPDKVVFVSDVDGLYTADPKTHPDAELIENVDGSSLDKVDTKTSTVDVTGSIRGKIEEMIKICGGSAECVLVNGTVPGRLEALLRGEDVICTKVRP, encoded by the coding sequence ATGATGATTCTAATCAAGCTTGGCGGGAGCGTCATTACGGACAAGTCGCGCTACAAGGTCTTCGACCAGGAGACCACCGCCAGGTTGTGCAAGGAGATAGCGTCCTCCGGCAAAGGGGTCATGATCGTCCACGGGGCCGGTTCCTTCGGGCACATGCTCGCAAAGAAATACTCGCTCCAGCTCGGACTCCAGGACTTCAGCCAGGTGCCCGCGGTGGCCCAGGTCCAGCACGACGTCAGGGAGCTGAGCCTCATGGTCGTGGAGGAACTGATCAAGGTCGGCCTTCCCGCGGTATCGGTCCCTCCGGGATCCTGTTTCGTCATGGACAACGGGAAACTCATCGTCAAGGACGACGAGGCGATCAGGCGTCTGGCGCACATCGGCGTCATGCCCGTCATGTTCGGGGATGTGGTCGCGGACCGTTCCAAGGAGTTCGGGATCTGCTCCGGCGACCAAGCCATGGAAGTCCTTGCCAAGATATTCAAACCGGACAAGGTCGTATTCGTCTCAGATGTGGACGGGCTCTACACCGCGGACCCGAAGACCCACCCGGATGCCGAACTGATCGAGAACGTGGACGGCTCATCGCTGGACAAGGTCGACACCAAGACCTCCACAGTGGACGTCACCGGAAGCATCAGGGGCAAGATAGAAGAGATGATCAAGATCTGCGGAGGCAGCGCCGAGTGCGTACTTGTCAACGGCACTGTCCCGGGAAGATTGGAGGCCCTCCTCAGAGGGGAGGACGTAATATGCACAAAGGTCAGACCGTGA
- a CDS encoding hydrogenase assembly chaperone HypC/HupF family, producing the protein MCLAIPGKIVKIEGDMADVDFGGVTRKANMSMVDAEVGMWAVIHAGFAIQIMDEEDAQETIRLWNEVLESDKTTFC; encoded by the coding sequence ATGTGCCTAGCTATTCCCGGGAAGATTGTAAAGATCGAGGGCGACATGGCCGACGTCGATTTCGGCGGAGTCACCAGGAAGGCCAACATGTCCATGGTCGACGCGGAGGTCGGCATGTGGGCTGTCATCCACGCAGGGTTCGCCATCCAGATCATGGATGAAGAGGATGCTCAGGAGACCATCAGGCTCTGGAACGAGGTCCTCGAGAGCGACAAGACGACGTTCTGCTGA
- a CDS encoding nascent polypeptide-associated complex protein, giving the protein MSGGMRMNPRQMQKAMKQMGIKQSNVEGVVEVVIRTKNNDIVIRNAEVVCIEMNGTKSYQVSGQESIRAAAASSDEGAAPQVTFEDADIELVMSQTNCDRDKAIAALAATDGQPAEAILKIMTE; this is encoded by the coding sequence ATGTCCGGCGGAATGAGAATGAATCCTCGTCAGATGCAGAAGGCCATGAAACAGATGGGCATCAAGCAGTCCAACGTCGAGGGTGTCGTCGAGGTCGTCATCAGGACCAAGAACAACGATATCGTCATCAGGAATGCGGAAGTGGTCTGCATCGAGATGAACGGTACCAAGAGCTACCAGGTCTCTGGACAGGAGAGCATCAGGGCGGCCGCTGCCTCTTCGGATGAGGGTGCGGCACCACAAGTCACATTCGAAGATGCGGACATAGAGCTCGTCATGAGTCAGACCAACTGCGACAGGGACAAGGCAATCGCGGCCCTCGCAGCGACGGACGGGCAGCCGGCGGAGGCCATACTCAAGATTATGACGGAGTGA